One stretch of Geoalkalibacter ferrihydriticus DSM 17813 DNA includes these proteins:
- a CDS encoding methyltransferase — protein sequence MENNGHQPGKLLNLSGAYWETCTLHAAVKLELFSIIADQALAAQEVARRGNADSRATAMLLDALCAMGLLQKEADTYRNTRDARTFLCKDSPRYVGYMIMHHHHLVESWARLDEAVVTGKPISPLLAHDEDIRRESFLMGMFNLAMGMAPELVPTLDLAGKTRLLDLGGGPGTWAIHFCKHNPQLKATIFDLATTRPFAEKTVAGFNLAERINFVSGDFHKDAFGGPYDVAWLSHILHGEGPEDCRKIIRKTAEALESGGKMIIHEFILDDSKTAPLFPALFSLNMLVATDAGQSYTESEIRQMMENAGIEDIQRTAYRGPTDSGILVGIKK from the coding sequence ATGGAAAACAACGGACACCAACCCGGCAAGCTGCTTAACCTTTCAGGAGCCTACTGGGAAACTTGCACCCTGCACGCTGCCGTGAAACTGGAACTCTTTTCAATCATCGCCGACCAGGCACTTGCCGCACAGGAAGTCGCTCGTCGCGGCAACGCAGACAGCAGAGCGACGGCCATGCTTCTCGACGCCCTTTGCGCCATGGGTCTTTTGCAAAAAGAAGCAGACACATACCGGAACACAAGGGACGCACGAACGTTCCTGTGCAAGGACTCGCCACGCTATGTGGGGTACATGATCATGCATCACCACCATCTGGTGGAATCCTGGGCGCGACTCGATGAGGCCGTGGTTACGGGAAAACCGATCTCGCCCCTGCTTGCACATGACGAAGATATTCGGCGGGAGAGCTTTCTCATGGGCATGTTCAACTTGGCCATGGGAATGGCGCCCGAGCTGGTTCCGACCTTAGATCTGGCGGGAAAAACCCGACTCCTGGATTTGGGGGGCGGCCCCGGAACCTGGGCCATCCATTTCTGCAAACACAATCCGCAACTCAAGGCGACGATATTTGATCTCGCCACCACCCGGCCCTTCGCAGAAAAAACCGTTGCCGGATTCAACCTGGCCGAACGCATCAACTTCGTGTCTGGAGATTTTCACAAGGATGCTTTCGGCGGGCCCTACGATGTCGCCTGGCTGTCCCACATCCTGCACGGAGAAGGCCCTGAGGATTGCCGGAAAATCATCCGCAAAACCGCAGAGGCGCTTGAATCGGGAGGAAAAATGATTATCCACGAATTCATCCTCGACGATTCAAAAACGGCCCCTCTGTTTCCAGCTTTGTTCTCCTTGAATATGCTGGTGGCGACCGATGCCGGTCAATCGTACACAGAAAGTGAAATCCGGCAAATGATGGAGAACGCAGGAATCGAGGACATCCAACGAACCGCATACCGAGGCCCCACCGACTCAGGGATTCTGGTGGGCATCAAAAAATGA
- a CDS encoding cation-transporting P-type ATPase encodes MSDSLQTPPKTSWHGLSEEETLKNLDSRSEGLSEAQAAERLARFGPNRLPPPKRASALRRFFEHFRNVLIYVLLAAAVVTALLGHWIDFAVILAVVVVNALIGFVQEGKAEKALESISKMLSVDAMVWRDGSRRQIPAEELVPGDVVFLQSGDKVPADLRLLSIKDLHVDEAMLTGESLPVGKATAQIAETATVGDRFNMAFSGTMITAGQGTGVVVATGQATELGRISEMLTDVQTLTTPLLRKIGEFAKILSIGIILLAAGTFAFGFLARDYSLSEMFLAAVGLVVAAIPEGLPAIITITLAIGVQRMAQRKSIIRRLPAVETLGAVTVICSDKTGTLTRSEMTTQAVVTATNQFEISGVGYDPHGVLSLGGEEVNLNEHPSLEEIGRAALLCNDSAVIQKDAQWLVEGDPTEGALVVMARKMGLDPALENKRWPRDDVIPFESQHRFMATLHHDHAGHGFIYLKGAPERVLQMCTRQRSKGEDMPLNRAYWLEQMEALAARGMRVLAVASRPFSDEVRQLKVDEVSTGMSLLGLLGIIDPPRPEAIEAVRQCRNAGIRVKMITGDHIITAAAIAQQMGIGDGKRAIAGAELEGMDAEALRAVVRDVDVFARAAPEHKLRLVEALQANGEVTAMTGDGVNDAPALKRSNVGVAMGIKGTEVSKEAAEMVLLDDNFASIAHAVEEGRTVYDNIKKAILFILPTNGAEALIILVAIALGRTLPITPVQILWINMITAVTLALALAFEPAESNVMSRPPRPPQEPILGGFLLWRISYVSLILVIGTFGLFLWERAQGMDIERARTVAVNTLVFFEVFYLINSRYLHDSVVNREGLFGNRYVLWAIGVVIVFQLLFTYAGPMQVLFGTAAIDLFTWGLIILVAFSVFVLVELEKALYRAFSKKSTKSTDAA; translated from the coding sequence ATGTCCGATTCTCTCCAGACTCCACCCAAAACGTCCTGGCACGGTCTGAGCGAAGAAGAAACCCTCAAAAATCTCGACAGTCGCAGCGAGGGGCTGAGTGAAGCCCAGGCCGCCGAACGCCTTGCGCGATTCGGCCCCAACCGGCTGCCGCCGCCCAAACGGGCCAGCGCCCTGCGCCGCTTTTTTGAACATTTTAGAAACGTTCTCATTTATGTGCTGCTTGCCGCGGCGGTCGTCACCGCCTTGCTGGGCCATTGGATTGATTTCGCGGTTATTCTGGCTGTGGTGGTGGTTAACGCGCTCATCGGTTTTGTGCAGGAGGGAAAGGCGGAAAAAGCCCTGGAATCCATCAGCAAGATGCTCTCTGTGGATGCCATGGTGTGGCGCGACGGATCTCGCCGCCAGATTCCCGCCGAAGAGTTGGTGCCCGGCGATGTGGTGTTTCTGCAGTCAGGTGACAAGGTGCCCGCCGATCTGCGTCTGCTGAGCATCAAGGATCTGCATGTGGATGAAGCGATGCTCACGGGCGAATCTCTGCCGGTGGGCAAAGCCACCGCGCAGATAGCGGAAACGGCAACGGTCGGCGACCGGTTCAACATGGCTTTCTCGGGAACCATGATTACTGCCGGGCAGGGCACCGGCGTCGTGGTCGCAACCGGTCAGGCGACCGAACTGGGACGCATCAGCGAAATGCTCACTGATGTGCAAACCCTGACCACTCCGCTGCTGCGCAAGATCGGTGAATTCGCCAAAATCCTTTCCATCGGCATCATCCTGCTGGCCGCTGGAACTTTCGCCTTCGGGTTTTTGGCGAGGGATTACAGCCTCAGCGAGATGTTTCTGGCCGCTGTCGGCTTGGTGGTGGCGGCCATCCCTGAAGGCCTGCCCGCCATCATCACCATCACCCTGGCCATCGGGGTGCAGCGCATGGCGCAGCGCAAATCCATCATCCGGCGTCTGCCCGCGGTGGAAACCCTGGGCGCGGTAACGGTCATCTGTTCGGATAAAACCGGCACATTGACCCGCAGCGAGATGACAACCCAGGCGGTGGTGACTGCTACCAATCAGTTTGAAATCAGCGGGGTTGGTTATGATCCCCACGGTGTTTTGAGTCTCGGCGGTGAAGAGGTCAACCTCAACGAGCATCCGTCCCTGGAAGAAATCGGACGCGCGGCTCTGTTGTGCAATGATTCTGCCGTGATCCAAAAAGATGCGCAGTGGCTGGTCGAGGGGGACCCTACCGAAGGAGCGCTGGTGGTCATGGCGCGCAAGATGGGACTGGATCCCGCACTGGAGAACAAACGCTGGCCGCGCGACGATGTTATTCCCTTCGAATCTCAGCACCGTTTCATGGCGACACTGCACCACGATCACGCCGGGCACGGTTTTATTTATCTCAAGGGTGCTCCGGAGCGCGTCTTGCAAATGTGCACGCGCCAGCGAAGTAAAGGCGAGGATATGCCCCTCAACCGGGCTTACTGGTTGGAGCAAATGGAAGCCCTGGCTGCGCGCGGTATGCGGGTTCTTGCCGTGGCGTCGCGTCCCTTTTCCGATGAAGTGCGGCAATTAAAGGTCGACGAGGTGTCCACCGGCATGAGCCTGCTCGGGCTGCTGGGCATCATCGACCCGCCTCGCCCGGAGGCCATAGAGGCGGTCCGTCAATGCCGCAATGCCGGTATCCGTGTCAAAATGATTACCGGCGATCACATCATCACCGCTGCCGCCATCGCACAACAGATGGGAATCGGCGACGGCAAGCGCGCGATCGCCGGGGCGGAGCTGGAGGGGATGGATGCCGAAGCGCTGCGCGCGGTGGTGCGCGACGTCGATGTTTTCGCCCGCGCTGCCCCCGAACACAAGCTGCGCCTGGTCGAGGCACTGCAGGCCAACGGCGAAGTGACCGCCATGACGGGTGACGGGGTCAACGACGCCCCGGCTCTCAAGCGCTCCAACGTCGGGGTGGCCATGGGCATCAAGGGGACCGAAGTGTCAAAGGAGGCCGCCGAAATGGTGTTGCTGGACGACAATTTTGCCTCCATTGCCCATGCCGTGGAAGAGGGTCGTACGGTCTACGACAACATCAAAAAGGCTATTCTTTTCATTCTGCCTACCAACGGTGCCGAGGCGCTGATTATTCTTGTCGCCATCGCGCTGGGGCGCACCCTGCCCATCACGCCGGTGCAGATTCTGTGGATCAACATGATCACCGCCGTCACCCTGGCTTTGGCGCTGGCCTTCGAGCCGGCGGAGAGCAACGTCATGAGCCGCCCGCCGCGCCCCCCCCAGGAACCCATTCTTGGAGGTTTCCTACTGTGGCGAATCAGCTATGTGTCGCTCATTCTGGTGATCGGAACCTTTGGTTTATTTCTCTGGGAGCGGGCTCAGGGCATGGACATCGAACGCGCTCGCACCGTTGCGGTCAACACCCTGGTGTTTTTCGAGGTCTTTTACCTCATCAACAGCCGCTACCTGCATGATTCGGTGGTGAATCGCGAGGGTCTTTTCGGCAATCGCTACGTTCTCTGGGCGATCGGCGTCGTCATTGTCTTCCAGCTTCTCTTCACCTACGCCGGTCCTATGCAGGTACTTTTCGGCACAGCGGCCATTGACCTGTTTACCTGGGGGCTGATCATTCTCGTGGCTTTTTCGGTGTTTGTCCTGGTAGAGCTTGAAAAAGCGCTGTACCGCGCCTTTTCAAAAAAATCTACCAAGTCGACAGATGCTGCGTAG